In Vibrio stylophorae, the genomic stretch ATGGCACGCTCTCCGCGTGCATTCATCAATTGAAGCGCGGCATCCAAAATGCGCTGTTTGGTACTCATGACGATTGGCATCCCGTAAAATTGAATCGTCAGTTTATCATGAAATTTCACCGCCTCCGCCAGTTCTTCTATCCCTATATATGGCACGCAATCATCACTATTCTGATAGCAAAGTTACTGGTCAAAATATGGTTTGCCTGACGCTTCAATGCTATAGTCGCAGCAACGCATTTTCTGGCGAATAGGTAGAAGTATGATTATTGTCACTGGTGGCGCCGGCATGATCGGCAGCAACTTGGTTAAAGCGCTGAACGAGCAAGGCTTCAACGATATTTTAGTGGTCGACAACCTAAAAGATGGCACCAAGTTTGCCAACTTAGTGGACCTCGACATCACCGACTATATGGACAAAGAAGATTTTCTGGTTCAAATCATGTCTGGTGAAGAGTTCGGCCCAATTGAAGCGGTTTTCCACCAAGGTGCTTGCTCTGCAACCACTGAGTGGGATGGCAAATACATGATGCACAACAACTATGAGTACTCAAAAGAGTTGCTGCATTACTGCCTTGAGCGCGAAATTCCATTCCTATACGCATCATCTGCTGCGACCTACGGTGGCCGCGACCATGACTTTATTGAAGAGCGTCCCTATGAAGGTGCACTAAATGTCTATGGTTACTCTAAACAGCAGTTTGATAATTATGTTCGCCGCCTATGGCTTGATGCCGAAGCGCATGGTGAAAAACTATCGCCAATTACAGGTTTTCGTTACTTCAACGTCTATGGCCCACGCGAACAACACAAAGGCAGCATGGCCTCTGTCGCGTTTCACTTGAATGGTCAAATTCTTAAAGGCGAAAATCCAAAACTGTTTGAAGGCAGCGATACCTTTAAGCGTGATTTCGTTTATGTCGGTGACGTATGCAAAATGAACCTTTGGTTCTGGCAACACGGCGTTTCAGGCATCTTTAACTGTGGTACAGGCAATGCCGAACCGTTCCGCGAAGTCGCCAACGCCGTGATCAAATTCCATGGCAAAGGTGAAGTGGAAGAGATTCCATTCCCAGAGCACCTAAAAGGTCGTTACCAAGCCTTCACTCAGGCTGATTTAACGAAAGTGCGCGCCGCAGGTTACAGCGAAAGCTTCAAGTCCGTTGCTGAAGGTGTTGCGGAATATATGGCGATCATCAACAAATAAGATAATGGAGGAGCCATGCTCCTCCCCTTTTCTATGCATTCCAATCCAGACTCAAAACTTTTTAATCCCACCTTTGAATGGCGATTTTTACAGCCCAAATTTTGGGGCGTATGGCTGGCGATTCCACTCGGTGTATTGATATCCCTAACGCCATTGGCTTTTCGCCGCTGGCTCGCTGGGAAAATAGCCAATCGCTTGGTTAATCTCAACAACCTAGCTAAACGTCGCGCCATGGTGAATATTGAACTTTGCTTTCCGGAAAAAACGGAAGCGCAAAGAAAAGAGCTGCTGCGTCAAAGCTATCATGTCGCTTGTGCCATGGCGCTGAGCTTTTGCGCGCTTTGGATTCGCTCACGCAAACATCTTGATCGCATCACCCATATTGAAGGTGAGCAACACTTGATGCCACTTTTAGAGCGAGGTGAGAAGATCATCTTGCTGGTACCACACACTTGGCCCATTGATATTCCTGCGATCTATTTTGCCAGCAAAGGCTACCCGATGTTGGCAATGATTCGTCCGCAGAAAAACCCAATGGCTGATTGGCTGATGCATCGTCAGCGTATGCAGTATGGTGGCCGTATATTTCCACGTGATGCGGGGATTAAGCCGTTTATTCGCTCTATCAAAGAGGGTTACATGGCTTATTACTTACCGGATGAAGATCATGGCCCAGCGCAAAGTGAGTTTGTGCCTTTTTTTGCCACTGAAAAAGCAACTTTAAAAGGCTTTGGTAAACTAGCCCGCCTTTCAGGCGCCACAGTCGTGCCATTGATGCCAGGTTATGATTTGCAAAGCGGTCAATTTACCATGCGCATCGACCCGCCCTTCACAGATTTTCCAACGGGCGACGAGCATAATGATGCACAGCGCATGGCCAAACAAATTGAAACCTTTATTAGCGATGCACCAGAGCAATATATGTGGATTTTGAATATTCTGCGCAGTGCGCCGGATGGTTCCATTCGCTATTAGCATAACGCCGTAATATGCGGCGTTATGTACACTAATCGGAAAAATACTTGTTCATCATAGTTCCGATTTCTTTCGCAGGATTCCCCCCTAAGATCACTTCGGCAGGATAAGAGGAAACCACATGAGCACCTGCAGAAACAACGGAGTTATCGCCAAGAGCAACCCCTTTCATCACTGTCGCTTTTGCACCAACCCACACTCGATTACCAATGTTAATGCTACGATTTTCATTTAATCGAGAGCCATTCTCGTCCATGATTGGGTGAAAATCCGTATCCATAAACAATGTGTTCCATGAAACCAAGCAACCTTGACCAAAGGTAATTTCACGCGCACATACAATAGATGATTCACCACTAAAATTACACCGTTCACCAAAGCTCAACTTGCCAGAAACATACAAGCGGCAACCCGTACCAATCTTAACTCTATTACCAAAACTAACCTGTGCGTTCTTTTTTAAAGACCAGATAAACCGTGAATATCGATTATCAGCAATTTGAACCTGACCAAATCCAAGTCGAATTTTTCCAAATTTAGCATCTGCAGGAATTGATACCCGCCCCCCTAACTTGTCAAATTTTGTACGGTGACAGACTAAAATTGGCATTCTGATTGCCATTAAAAATGGTAAATAATAAAAATTAAAAAATAAAGATTTAGGAACACACCGAAGATAATAATAAAACTTACACACAGTTATTCTCAACAAAATAAACCTGTAACACTAGTTGTAATAATATACTCATACTATTTGTGATATACAAACAAATAGACGTTGACCAAATCGAAAATTAAACCCAATCTATTTGAATTCCCCTCTTCCTAACATTACAATTCGAAGGTTATCTAGAGAAAATTCATACCAGTTTCGGTGCCTCGAATCAAAGACGCATCACGCAAGGAGTCGTTATCCGTGAAAATTTTGGTTATTGGTCCATCATGGGTCGGCGATATGGTGATGTCGCAGAGCCTCTACCGTGAGCTCAAACGCCTTCATCCAAATGCACAAATTGATGTAATGGCTCCAGGCTGGTGTAAACCCATTTTGGCACGCATGCCTGAAGTCAATCAGGCGATTGAGATGCCACTAGGCCATGGCGCTTTTGATCTTAAAACTCGCTACCAACTAGGTAAATCGCTACGCCAACAAGGCTATAGCCAAGCTTATGTGTTACCTAACTCAGCGAAATCTGCATTGATCCCATGGTTTGCCAACATCCCAACTCGTACTGGCTGGAAAGGAGAAATGCGCTACGGTTTGCTCAATGATTTACGACCAAATCGTAAGGTCTTTCAATATATGGTTGAGCGCTATGTCGCCTTGGCGCATTCAAAAGATACCATGCTTGCAACCGTACACCTTGAAACATGCTTAACCCCGCTGCTCACAAGCACGACAGAGCAGCAGCAACAAGCCATGCAAGCACATCAACTAAGTGATGAGCGTCCAACATTAGGACTTTGCCCTGGCGCTGAGTTTGGCCCAGCAAAACGCTGGCCTGAACAGCACTATGCCGCGGTGGCGCGCGATGCAATCGAGCATGGCAAGCAAGTGTGGCTATTTGGCTCAGCCAAAGATCGCCCCGTATGCGATGCGATTCGCAATCAACTCACACCTGAGCAGCAGACCCATTGCGTTAATTTAGCCGGTCAAACCAGCCTTATTGAAGCCGTTGACCTCATTGCGCATTGTGAACAAGTAGTGAGTAATGATTCAGGCTTGATGCATGTTGCCGCTGCTGTGGGCTGTCAGCTTGTTGGCGTTTATGGTTCAAGCTCACCCAAATATACACCGCCACTGGCAAAAGAGTTCGCCATGGTACATACCGATATTGAATGCCGCCCTTGTTTCAAACGCGAATGCCCCTACGGTCATTTAAAGTGTCTGACTGAACTTGAACCGCAGCGCGTGATTGAATCACTGAAAAAATTGGCAGAAAAAGCATGATTCGCTTTTTATATACCCTGCTACTCAGCCTGATTAGCCCAATCTTATTATTTGGGCTGTATCGCAAGCGGCCGAATAAACCCGCCATCGGTCCACGCTGGGTCGAGCATTTTGGCAACGTCAAAGCGTGCACTGAGAATCATCAAAAGCCTATTTGGTTGCATACGGTCTCTGTGGGCGAAGCTATTGCTGCAAAGCCTTTAATGATTGAGCTACTAAAACAATATCCGACGCGCCACCTATTGGTCACCACCACCACCACCACGGGCGCTGCAGAAATCGCAAAAATTCAACAGCAGCTTCAAAAGCAAAGCGAAGACCAAGCACAACGGCTCCATCACCGTTACGCACCTTTGGATTTTCCTTTTGCGGTGAAGCGCTTTTTATCACGCATCAACCCAAGCTCGCTGCTAATCATGGAAACGGAGCTGTGGCCAAATCTTTTGACGCTCACAGCAAAAAAAGAGATCCCAATTACCATTCTCAATGCGCGCTTATCTGAAAAATCTTGTCGCAACTACGGCAAAATCAAGCCGCTTTTTAAACTCATCGCCAAACAGATCAGCCAGATTCTTTGCCAATCACAAGCGGATGCTGATCGCTTTGCGCGTCTTGGCGTAGCAACAGAAAAACTGCATGTCACGGGCTCCATCAAGTTCGATATTCAAATTTCAGATGAGACTAAAGCCGCAGGGAAAGCACTGCGCCAACAATTAGGACTAACGCGTCCAATTTGGATTGCCGCGAGCACACACAAAGGTGAAGATGAACAAGTGCTTGAAGCGCATCGGCAGGTACTTGAAGCGCACCCCAATGCACTGCTCATTTTAGTCCCGCGCCACCCTGAACGTTTTGATGATGTATTCACGCTTTGTCAGCAGCAGAACTTCCACATCATTCGTCGCACAGGCAGTGAAACTGTCAACGAGCAAACTCAAGTTTATCTTGGTGATACCATGGGAGAAATGCTCACTCTAATCGGTGCAGCCGATGTCTGTTTTATGGGCGGCAGCTTGTTAGGTGATAAAGTAGGCGGCCATAATGTACTCGAACCTGCGGCGCTTGGCGTGCCAGTGATCACAGGGCCTAGTTATTTTAATTTTCAGTTCATTATAGATGAAATGAAAAAAAACAATCGTATTACTTTAATAAACAACGACTCCGATTTGTCTGCTGCTATTTCAGAAATAGTCAACAATAAAAAACAGAACATTGTAAAAGCAGATTTCACTCGTTTTACACATACTAAAATAAGCTCTGTATCTATCAGCATAAAGCACTTAGTCAATTATCTATGAAAGTCATAATATTAAACCTGCCTCGCTCTATTGAAAGGCGAGAACGTATGATTAAGTTAATAAATAATCGTATTAACGTCGAGTTTTTCCCTGCAATTGATGCAGCTGAGAGCGATTTTCTATACAAAGAAAGGAGCCAACCGGAAATCACAAAAAAAAGATTTGGGTATGTACTTTTGGACAGTGAAATCGCATGTTTCTCAACTCATATTACAGCATGGGAAAAATGTGCCCAACTAAATAAGCCTATAATCGTCTTGGAAGATAATTGTGAAATTGATGACGTTTTTTTTGATTCATTTAGTCGAATAATTAAACTTGCATCAGAATATGATTATATTAAGCTTGCAGCGACCAGACCCAGAAAATTTAAAATAATAAAAGAAATTTTTGACGGTTATTACATTGGTAAATATAATTCTCGTTGTTGTGGTACAATTGGATACATCATTACACCTAGAGCCGCAAAAAAATTTATTGATGCATCAAAGCATATTGTTGAACCTGTTGATGATTTTATGGAAAAAACATACAAGCATGGCATTCACACCTATTGTATAAAACCAAATTTATTACATCGCGCTGCCGTGCCATCTACAATTGGAACAATGCGGAAGAATAAATCTAGCATTTCCTTTATTGATAAAATCTGTATTGAAATATTCAGACTATACGAACAATATAAAAGCCGAAGGCAGTAATAAATGAGCAAACATATTTTAGCATTGTTACCAATTGGTACTCACAGTCCAAACATAGAACTGACAATTTGCTTTATTAATGAAAAAATACAACAAGGGTATAATTTAACTATCTTGACCTGTTCAGGTGATGGGGACGCTTGTTTATATAACCCTCTCGGCTTACCTTCTACTTGCCGAAGATGTAAAAAAAGAACCCAAGATGCACTTAGCCATATCAAAGGTGATTTCACACTTAAATTCACACAAAAACAAAATGAGTTCGCATTTGATTATCAATCGATAGAAGATCTTAAGTCACTCAAGCATTTAAATTGTCATGTAGGATATTCTGCATTATCTACATACGCCACATTAACTAGAAGTGCAGACATAAACTTCCAGAACGCAAAGACAAGAAAAATAATCAACCTGTATCTTCAAACAGCCTCCCGATTAGCTGAATCTACATTTAACATCATTAACAACTACAACATTGATGAATTTGTTTTATTTAACTCAAGATTAAATACATATCGTTCTTTTTTCGATTTAGCCATCGAAACAGGTAAAGCAACATCTGTTCTTGAGTTTGTTGCATCACAAAAGAAAGCTATAATATTCAAAAACGCGATGCCACATAGCATTGAATACAACTCGCTATTAATTCAAGAGTTATATAAAAACATCGGTCACTTAGAAACCATAACTCGTGGGCATGATTTTTTTGAACGCAGACTTAACTCTCAATTTAGTAATGAAGAATCATACACTAAGCATCAAGATACAAATACACTCCCAATTGAATTCAATGCTAATAATAAAAATATATCTATATTTAATAGCTCGGAAGACGAGTTTATGGCTATTGGCGGCAGCTGGGAAGATAATCGTCTATTTAAAACTCAATATGAAGGTCTCAAATTCATATCTGAATATGCTAAGGATCATTCAACTGTTTTTTTCCTTAGAATCCACCCGAACTTAAATAACACACAGGCATCTTACTTAGAAAAACTATCATCATTGTCTCATGACAAATTTATAGTCATTCCAGCCGATAGCCCCATATCCACGTACACCCTCATGTTGAAGTCTGATGCTGTAATCACATTTGGAAGCAGCATTGGGATAGAGGCAACATATTGGGACAAACCATCAATCCTATTAGGAAACTGCTTTTACCGCCACTTAGGAGTGACCCATACACCAAATAGCATTGAGAAATTAACAAAACTGCTTGATATAACCCCAGCACCGATTAATAACAAATTAGGCTGTTTAAAAATGGCGAGTCACATGATCAATCCAGATGTTAACGTCTGCGGCTACTCCTTTGATGGGAAAAATGCTTTCGTTGATGGTAAATTATTAAAGAGAAAAAAACACCTATTTCAAAAGATAGAATCGAAATATACCAAATGGTACACAAGGGAATTGAGATAGTAATACCCTCTTTAAAGTGCATACGCTTTTAAACACAATCCAAAGCGTATGCATTAGCATGGAGTTTATATTATTTTAGTTGATGAAATTCAGAACCAGATATATTTCAACAAAAAACTAATCCATTTTAACACATGAGATTTCGCTATTATAACACCAATATTAAACACACAATTCAATATACCGAAATCCATATATGAAATTAAATCGTCTATAAGTAATACCTTTCGTATCTCCCCATGAAAAACAAAAACTAGAGTTATTTACCATTGCGATAAGTGTACATATCTAACACTTATACCAAAAATAAATTCACTACTATATTCCATAAAGCAGAAACTATATGATTTCATAAATCACATAAGTTGTTCACTTTATTAGCGGGTAAGTTCTTGATGAAAACATAGAGAAACTTAATAAGTTTACACGAAAAACACCCTCTAAAAAAACACTCAAGGTGTCACCTCCATCAATCTCATATTAAATAAAAAGTATACGAAACTTGCAATTTAGAACATCACATCACCAATCCAATAAACCACTACAACAATTGCTTTTCAAAATAGGGCTTCATTTATCTATAAATGCTTTTCCAAGTTATATAATAATATTAACTGGCACACATGCTGAAACATCAAAAGAACGCTATCGAATAGCATGCCCTATACTAAGCACAATATTTAAATTACTCCCCTATGGTTAATATCAGAGGGTGTTGTAAGAACTCTCCGTTCAACTCTAAGAAAAATGTGAAAATTTCAATGGCGTACCGAACTTTAAATCTTGGGTAGCTTTAGAACCTAAGACAAAATCAAGATATTTAGGTAAAATACCATTACCAGGGCGGATTGAGCGCACATGCTCAGATGTAAACACTTCACCTTGCTTAATATCCTTCACTACGTACAAAGAGCGACGGTGACACTTAGTTTGTAATTCTGCCTCAGTGCTAATAAAGTTTGGCTCACCGAATGCTTCAAATGCCATGTTACAATTCGTAACCAATGCCTTTAGTTCTTCTTTCTCTAACGAGAATGCAGAATCAACACCACCATCAGCACGAGCTAATGTGAAGTGTTTTTCGATAACGCATGCGCCAAGAGCTACAGCAGCAACAGATACGCCAATGTCCATGGTATGATCTGATAAACCAACTTCAACACCAAAGGCTTCTCGCATTACCGCAATGGTCGAAATATTAGCTTGTGAGGCTGGCGTTGGGTAACCGCTCGTACAATGCAGTAATACAATGTCTTCTGCTCCGGCGGCTTTTGCTGCTGCAACCGCTTCTTCAATCTCACCTAAGTTAGCATTACCTGTAGACATAATGATTGGCTTGCCTGTCGCTGCGACTTTGCGAATAAGCGGTAAATCGATCAACTCAAAAGACGCAATTTTATAAGCAGGTGCACCAAGTTCTTCTAGAAAATCCACGGCAGTTGGATCAAATGGAGAACTAAAAATCGTGATTCCTACTTTTTTAGCTTCATCAAACAGAGTCTTGTGCCACTCCCAAGGCGTATGTGCTTGTTCGTACAAGTCATACAGTTTTGCCCCATCCCATAAACCACCACGAATCATGAACTCTTCGCTATCATGATTTATCGTGATGGTATCAGCAGTATATGTTTGTAACTTAACAGCATCAGCGCCAGCTTCTTTTGCCGCTTTAATCAATTCAATTGCGCGATTGATATCACCGTTATGGTTACCTGACATCTCCGCAATAATATATGGCTTATAGCCTTTACCAATTTCTCGAGTTGCAATTTTCATTTTATATCTCTATTTGCTAGTCAGGTATGTGTCTATTTTTTCCAGTGAATCCAAAGCAGGAAGATCTGATGCCGAAACACTCACTTCAAATTCTTTTTCCACTTCCATAATGAAAAGTAGGTGTTTAAATGAATCCCACTCTTCACACTCGGCCATAGAAAGTTGCTCAAAAGGACAATTTGTCTCCGAAACAACATTTTTGTAAATAGACAACAATTTATCTCTTATTGCACTGCTTGGCTTCTGCATAACCATGTTAGAGTCATGAACAATAGAGTTGAAACCTTTAGGATAAGCCTCTAAGAGCTCAAACAAACCATGCACAGGGTGACTTAACATCACGATTTCTCGTCCATCAAAAGCGAAACTCGCCTGAGAAGCTACGATTTCTTTAGCACCGAACTTTTGTATCGCTATCTGTTTTGCCGCGGTAAGATCTTGAACAGCAAAGCAATGGTAAGCATTACCTACCTGACTAAAAATCCCTTTGATTGGTGATGAGTCATCCGCTGAAGATAAAATCTTTATTACACCCATCCCATTCAGATCCACAAATGCGTAGTAGATGCCTTGTGATAGATCGTCTCCCGGCCCTCTTAATAAACGAGCACCTGGAATTGACAAATAGTCTGTTAGTGCAGCGTTTAGGTCTGATGTTATCACCGCAAAGTGATCAACATTGAGCACACCTAAAGCTGAATACATTGCATTCATACTTTCTCTCTATGCATTCCAGTGTATTCTCATAATATTGGACATATCTGGTGAAGTTTGAGTATTTAGATCAAATAACCAGTGATTCCCCTCACCTTGAGAAAAGAGATTATCTTTATACAAGTCCTTTACAGGCAGATTTTTGGCGCTGGCGATATAGCGCCCCACAACCAATCCAACACCTGATTTTTGAGCTTGATATACTAACTGCCCAAGTAATGCTTTTTCAATATCACGCCCCATCACTCGACAAGACATAACAAAGTTGTCAATCACCCACCGGTTTGGTTTGCAAATGATCACTAAAGCAGCGACACCTTCATATTCGTCAGAATATTTATCCTTGGAACGAACGTGCAGAACTCTATATTCTTTCAATGCCATCCAACGCTGCAATTGTTCTTTCGTGTAGCGTGTCGTGGTTGTATTAAATTGATTGGTTTTGTTAAACAACTGAAAAGTACGCTCAAAATTGTCGTTAGACAACGCTTCAATACAAACATCCATATCTAGACTTCGAAGGAAATCGCTGCGATCCGTAAAACTTGTCTGAGCTTTTTGAATATCCACTCGTTTTTTGTATAGCTCGGCACGTCGCTTGTCCGACTCATTAACTTGGCTGACGAAAAGCTCAGGTAAGTGACAAATAAACTGATACCACTCAGCTGGATCATCAGGTAGTTCAGGAACAAACACACCAGGAACATTTCTTCGAACTTCTTCCCTTTCTGCAGGGTTATCATCAATAAAACACAATGATTGCACACCAAGGTTTAGTTCTTGTGCTAACTCTTTAATGTTTTGCGATTTAGGATTCCAGTTAATTCGATGACTAACAAAATCGTCATTTCTTAAACGCATTTCTGGATGAGTAGCAATCGCATCTAACGCTATCTCTTGTGTATTCTTACTGCAAATTGTGAGCAATATGCCTCGTTGTTTTAATGAGTAGAATAGCGCTTGAAGCTCTTTGTATATGTTACCTGGATAATCCCCACCCAATGCAATACCATCTTTACCATCATCGCCAATAATACCTTTCCAAAGTGTATTGTCTAAGTCTAAGACTAAAGCTCTAGCAGACAGCGAATGAGAGGCTAAAATCACACCAATAATGCTCTGACTATACGCTTGCAAGAATTGAGCAGAAAACGGAGCTCGAGCCACATACCAATACTTATTTGAAAAAGATTGGCCTGTACGATGCATTACGGCTGAATACGGTAAAATTTCAATCAGATTTTCAGCTCGTAATTGATAAAGCGTTTCATTCCATTGTTGGATTATCTGATCGATTTTCGAACCTTCCAATTGTTCTTCAATGGAAGAAGGAAAACCTTTTTGAATCGCAAAATCTGCCACATAAACTCGATTTCCACGCATAGCTATCTGTCGAATAAATGACAGATAAGCCGCAATACGAGCTTCGACGTTTAGTAATGACTCTTCCGTGGGTAACGTATAGATATCAGCAAAGAAATCTTCGATACGTTCCAAGAAAATGTAACATGACGAAGGTGTATTTAGTTCAACACGGGCTTTGTCAAGCAAGTCAACTTGATAACGAGCAAAATCAATTTGCTTAATTTGATAGGGAAATTGTGAATATGCCTTAACTTGCTTACGCAGACTCTCAGTCAGAAAATCCGTATTATGTGATGCAAATAAATACAATCCTGCCCGCAAATCCGCTTTATTTTCTGCCCAAACATATTTAATAAAACGCACATTTCGACTACTTTCTACGACGCCTTCCGGAGCTGCACATTCAATAAAGCCAAATTTTTTATGTAGTAGCCAAACAGCTTCGTTTTCCGCAACGACATCACCATACAACTCATATAGACCTAAAACTCGCCCAGCATAGTCAATAACCGCTTTTTCGGCTTCAATCCACACTTGAGTCTTTTGATTTGGGCGTAATGATGCATTATCGAGGTAAAAGCCCCACCAAGCAGTTTTCTTTTCTGCATCAATTCGATTAAAGATGATAACGCCAACTGGAGTATTAGAATCTTGTAAGATCAAAACTCTACGGTCAGAAGATGCAAGCGTTTTATTCCACCAAACTAAATGTTCATCTTCAGATATAACATGACCCGTCAGCATCACTTTACGAACATCAGGATGATTGCGCCAATTACGCACCATCCACTTGTCGTTATCGTCAGCGAGCCGTAAACTAAAATTGGTCATAAATTGAAATCTCTTCTAACTGCCTCACAACTCGCTCACAACCTAATCCATCAACCAGTTGAGAACATTGTTCTGATTGCTTAATCAAAGGCTGAACATTCATGAGCAACTGCCGATATGCATTTTCATAATCATCAGGTGTCAATTGCCCATTTGATCCGAGATAGCTATGACCATTGATTTCATTGAGATCTTCTGCAAGTTGTATTTGATTATGAGCAACCGAACATACTAGGCCAGGAAGCGCTAAAACACA encodes the following:
- the rfaD gene encoding ADP-glyceromanno-heptose 6-epimerase, translating into MIIVTGGAGMIGSNLVKALNEQGFNDILVVDNLKDGTKFANLVDLDITDYMDKEDFLVQIMSGEEFGPIEAVFHQGACSATTEWDGKYMMHNNYEYSKELLHYCLEREIPFLYASSAATYGGRDHDFIEERPYEGALNVYGYSKQQFDNYVRRLWLDAEAHGEKLSPITGFRYFNVYGPREQHKGSMASVAFHLNGQILKGENPKLFEGSDTFKRDFVYVGDVCKMNLWFWQHGVSGIFNCGTGNAEPFREVANAVIKFHGKGEVEEIPFPEHLKGRYQAFTQADLTKVRAAGYSESFKSVAEGVAEYMAIINK
- the lpxM gene encoding lauroyl-Kdo(2)-lipid IV(A) myristoyltransferase (LpxM is lauroyl-Kdo(2)-lipid IV(A) myristoyltransferase, an enzyme characterized in Escherichia coli and involved in biosynthesis of the form of lipid A found in that species and some closely related species.) encodes the protein MLLPFSMHSNPDSKLFNPTFEWRFLQPKFWGVWLAIPLGVLISLTPLAFRRWLAGKIANRLVNLNNLAKRRAMVNIELCFPEKTEAQRKELLRQSYHVACAMALSFCALWIRSRKHLDRITHIEGEQHLMPLLERGEKIILLVPHTWPIDIPAIYFASKGYPMLAMIRPQKNPMADWLMHRQRMQYGGRIFPRDAGIKPFIRSIKEGYMAYYLPDEDHGPAQSEFVPFFATEKATLKGFGKLARLSGATVVPLMPGYDLQSGQFTMRIDPPFTDFPTGDEHNDAQRMAKQIETFISDAPEQYMWILNILRSAPDGSIRY
- a CDS encoding acyltransferase, whose amino-acid sequence is MPILVCHRTKFDKLGGRVSIPADAKFGKIRLGFGQVQIADNRYSRFIWSLKKNAQVSFGNRVKIGTGCRLYVSGKLSFGERCNFSGESSIVCAREITFGQGCLVSWNTLFMDTDFHPIMDENGSRLNENRSINIGNRVWVGAKATVMKGVALGDNSVVSAGAHVVSSYPAEVILGGNPAKEIGTMMNKYFSD
- the waaF gene encoding lipopolysaccharide heptosyltransferase II encodes the protein MKILVIGPSWVGDMVMSQSLYRELKRLHPNAQIDVMAPGWCKPILARMPEVNQAIEMPLGHGAFDLKTRYQLGKSLRQQGYSQAYVLPNSAKSALIPWFANIPTRTGWKGEMRYGLLNDLRPNRKVFQYMVERYVALAHSKDTMLATVHLETCLTPLLTSTTEQQQQAMQAHQLSDERPTLGLCPGAEFGPAKRWPEQHYAAVARDAIEHGKQVWLFGSAKDRPVCDAIRNQLTPEQQTHCVNLAGQTSLIEAVDLIAHCEQVVSNDSGLMHVAAAVGCQLVGVYGSSSPKYTPPLAKEFAMVHTDIECRPCFKRECPYGHLKCLTELEPQRVIESLKKLAEKA
- the waaA gene encoding lipid IV(A) 3-deoxy-D-manno-octulosonic acid transferase, giving the protein MIRFLYTLLLSLISPILLFGLYRKRPNKPAIGPRWVEHFGNVKACTENHQKPIWLHTVSVGEAIAAKPLMIELLKQYPTRHLLVTTTTTTGAAEIAKIQQQLQKQSEDQAQRLHHRYAPLDFPFAVKRFLSRINPSSLLIMETELWPNLLTLTAKKEIPITILNARLSEKSCRNYGKIKPLFKLIAKQISQILCQSQADADRFARLGVATEKLHVTGSIKFDIQISDETKAAGKALRQQLGLTRPIWIAASTHKGEDEQVLEAHRQVLEAHPNALLILVPRHPERFDDVFTLCQQQNFHIIRRTGSETVNEQTQVYLGDTMGEMLTLIGAADVCFMGGSLLGDKVGGHNVLEPAALGVPVITGPSYFNFQFIIDEMKKNNRITLINNDSDLSAAISEIVNNKKQNIVKADFTRFTHTKISSVSISIKHLVNYL
- a CDS encoding glycosyltransferase family 25 protein, which gives rise to MKVIILNLPRSIERRERMIKLINNRINVEFFPAIDAAESDFLYKERSQPEITKKRFGYVLLDSEIACFSTHITAWEKCAQLNKPIIVLEDNCEIDDVFFDSFSRIIKLASEYDYIKLAATRPRKFKIIKEIFDGYYIGKYNSRCCGTIGYIITPRAAKKFIDASKHIVEPVDDFMEKTYKHGIHTYCIKPNLLHRAAVPSTIGTMRKNKSSISFIDKICIEIFRLYEQYKSRRQ
- a CDS encoding capsular polysaccharide export protein, LipB/KpsS family, whose amino-acid sequence is MSKHILALLPIGTHSPNIELTICFINEKIQQGYNLTILTCSGDGDACLYNPLGLPSTCRRCKKRTQDALSHIKGDFTLKFTQKQNEFAFDYQSIEDLKSLKHLNCHVGYSALSTYATLTRSADINFQNAKTRKIINLYLQTASRLAESTFNIINNYNIDEFVLFNSRLNTYRSFFDLAIETGKATSVLEFVASQKKAIIFKNAMPHSIEYNSLLIQELYKNIGHLETITRGHDFFERRLNSQFSNEESYTKHQDTNTLPIEFNANNKNISIFNSSEDEFMAIGGSWEDNRLFKTQYEGLKFISEYAKDHSTVFFLRIHPNLNNTQASYLEKLSSLSHDKFIVIPADSPISTYTLMLKSDAVITFGSSIGIEATYWDKPSILLGNCFYRHLGVTHTPNSIEKLTKLLDITPAPINNKLGCLKMASHMINPDVNVCGYSFDGKNAFVDGKLLKRKKHLFQKIESKYTKWYTRELR
- the pseI gene encoding pseudaminic acid synthase; translated protein: MKIATREIGKGYKPYIIAEMSGNHNGDINRAIELIKAAKEAGADAVKLQTYTADTITINHDSEEFMIRGGLWDGAKLYDLYEQAHTPWEWHKTLFDEAKKVGITIFSSPFDPTAVDFLEELGAPAYKIASFELIDLPLIRKVAATGKPIIMSTGNANLGEIEEAVAAAKAAGAEDIVLLHCTSGYPTPASQANISTIAVMREAFGVEVGLSDHTMDIGVSVAAVALGACVIEKHFTLARADGGVDSAFSLEKEELKALVTNCNMAFEAFGEPNFISTEAELQTKCHRRSLYVVKDIKQGEVFTSEHVRSIRPGNGILPKYLDFVLGSKATQDLKFGTPLKFSHFS